From Mustelus asterias unplaced genomic scaffold, sMusAst1.hap1.1 HAP1_SCAFFOLD_181, whole genome shotgun sequence:
TTCGAATTTTTCTTTATATTAGAAATATACttattctgagtattctgaaatatcccctgaaATGTCCGCTACTGCTTCTCTATTGAACTATCCCTGGGCCTCGTATCCCTGCTCACTTCAGCTAGCTCAGCTTCAACGCCCACATAGCTGTCCTTAAAACTAGTCTTCGATTCGCTCACCTCCCTTTCAAACCAGATGTAAAATTCAATTGTACTTGCTGCTACCTCGGGGTGCCTTTCCttggaggtcattaattaatcctgtcgcattacacaataccaaagtctaatataacctgctctctgtttggttccagaacatgctgttctaagaaattATCCTGAAATCATTCTATTAACTCCTCATCCAGGTTACTACTGCCAATCTGATTTTCCAGTTTATATGTGGATTAAAGTCATCCTTTTATCACAAAACACCCAACATTTCTTTGTGCATACTTTGTCCAGATTGTGGTCACTATTAGGTCTGTAGACCACTCCCACTAGTGACTTAATTCCCCTACTATCCctcattttcatccaaatcaattctacatcctgatctcctgaaccaaGGTTTTCTCTTATAAATTTGTGCATATTTAACTATTTTGTTAGTTAAATATGCACAAATACCATATTTAACTAACAGTGCTGCCCTTCTCCAAATGTACCTAGCTTCCTATTCTTCATGAATGTGATATACTACTCAATATTCAATAGCCAGAGATGGAGGAAATCTTGAAAGCTGAACAAGCTGGCTTTAGGCAAGGATAAAATACATGCGACCAGGTCCTTGCCCTAACCACCTTCGTTGAAAATAACCTCAAAACAGGCGCCGTCTTTCTTGATCTCATGGCAGCATATAACACAATCTGGCACACCAGTCTCCTTGTCAAAATCTCAGGAGTCTTCCCTTCGTGGGTTACTGATGCCATTAAACTATTATTCCAAGATGGATGGTTCAGGGTGCACGTGGATGATGAGacaagcacctggaagaaacagtccaaagatgtgcgggttaggttgattggctatgctaaattgccccttagtgtcaggggggttagaagggtaaacatgtggggttacggggatggggcctgggttggattgtcggtgcaggctcaatgggccaaatggcctccttctgcactagggattctatgaatccaatgGGCTTCTGTTCTAGCCCCAGCCCTTTCCAATCACTTTATCAACAATCTGCTCCCAACCCTGACTCGAAAGTTCATCTATGCTGACGATATCTGTTGTGCCTCTTGGACTCGGACATTCTCAAGAGGCAATACTAAACAACAATGTTGCAAAGCTGGCCAACAATTGGCAGACATGCTGTCTTCAGTGCAGCAGCAACAAAACATTCAAGTATATTCCACCTCCACGATGCCAATGCCAAGAGGGAACTCAaggggacaggattttccagccacgctcaccccaaaaccagaaaatcctgcccaaggtcaacagacctttccatggtctgtccaattcccgtggcaggtgggaaaaTTCTGATCAAGATCTCCTTGCATGGCAAGAGACTGCATCTCAAACAATATCCTGTTCATCTTGGTGTTACCCTTGTCCAAACACTGACATACAAAAAACATCTGAGCACGACAGCAGCAAAGATTAAAACACGAAACAACTGCCTCAGCAAACCTGCTGGCTCTCCGTGGGGTGCAGGTGCTCAAACCTTGAAGACCTCATCCCTTGCCATGGTCTATTCAACTGCAATGTACTGTGCACCAGCATGGTACAACTCATCCCACACCAGTCTTGCAACTCAACACAACAATGCATATCATCTTGGCTACCGTCCGATCAACCCCCCTGTCCCAATCCTGAGCAACATCCCGTCCTCTCACGTAaagagggagattgtaacaagaGAGCTCCTGTTGAAGGTTTACATCAACCCTAGTCTGCCACTACACAAGGAACTTACCAATCcacctgctgcttccctcccgtCTCAATAGCCTGTATGGTTGAGACCATCATGGCAGGTAATAACAGCAGATGCCTTATGGCAGCAGAAATGGATTCAACATGTCACCATTAAAAACTACTTCCTCATCATAAATCCCACAGCCCGCCTGCCCACCCAGCTTCAATCTACCGCACCAACATTGGGCACTTCGCAACCGTTCCTGCATTCACCGAGGCCTTTTTGCAGTAAATGGACACAAGTGGGGCCTTGCAGGGAACCCGGACTACAGCTATGGTGCACCCCAGTCAATAACTCACATCATTAAAGACTGCCCCTTGACAAAATTCAGTGGAGGGCTCAGAGAGCTCCATTTAGCCACAACGGAAGCTATTGCATGGATTGGTGATTACTCACATGCTAaaaagaatccttacagtgcagaaggaggccatttggcccatcaggtctgcattgactctttgacagagtaccttacccaggccctttccccccacattatccctgtaacctcacacatttaccatggctaatccatgtaacctacacattttgggacactaaggggcaacttagcatggccaatccacctaatctgcacatctttggactgaggaggaaactagagcacccagaggaaactcgcacagacatgggaagaatgtgcaaactccacacagttacccaaggccagaattaaacccgggtccctgatgcctaACACTCCTGAAAATGCTATCCAGCTGGCTATCGCTGGGTAGcgagcgatacccacatcctggaaattaatttgaaaaaaatCTTCTCTGGCTTATGCCCTCCTTCACAGTATGTCTTATGTGGCAGTATGTTCATGATCTCCTATCTGCCCCAGTACACCCAGTATACATCCTGCAATGGCTGCTGCTCACGTGCCTGCACAATACATCATTCCATCATTGACTCCAGCGTAGAATTGGCTTTTATATTACTGATGATAGCCAACATTATCTCCTCTCCATTTGGTTCCATAATCATTACAGTGCTGACCAGCTCATTGGTCTGACATCAAGACCTTGATGAGACAGGATCTTCTGCTGCTTGTCAATGGTCAGACCAAAGGTATCCTGTTCAGAAAGTGATGTGTTGTTCTGTTCTTGCGAACGAGGCAGTCATCCACTTGCTGGACAAATGGACAGTAGATTGATTGATGTTGAAATCTGGATGTGATGTCGAAACAAAGAGACATTGTGACCTTCACAGCCACAGGTAGCGCTGTGTCTGCTTGGTTCCAATTCTTGCTACAGCTGGTGACATTGAACAATGACAACCTCCTCACATACTGTCTGTGTGATATGTTGGGGTACAACATCTTAAACTTAGTTCTCCCTTGACTCCTTCACCATCCTCTTTGATCCACCATATATTTTTACTGTCATACCCACTTTTGTGCTGCTGTGGCTGTCTCAGTGCTAATCCCAGCAGCATTGCCATCACTTCTTAGCCTCCTGCAGTGACAGAGTGCACTGCAGTCAAAAGTCAGCAGACCAGCTGCCCTGTTCTGTGAAATACATCAAAAGCAACCAAAAATGGCCTCAAAAATCCCCAGCATCTGAAATAGCTTATCCAGACACTTATTGAATAGAGATGGGGACGCCGCTAAATTTTGCTGTTTGAACCATCTTCCTAAAACTTGGCATCATTTTTTTTGGGAACTACTGGAAAGTCCCAGCCATCAATATCTTGAAGGGGAGGACCcctattaatatattttaatgagCCCACCATTCCTGGCAGTCAGTTAAGGATCCTACCAATATGAAGGCAGCTATATTTTGTGTGAACTTCGGGAATGGGGCATACAGCTGAAAATATTGCACATCCAACACTGAATTCACGTTCTATCTTTTGGCAGGATGCAAAGAAATGTCTGTTCCATCTCTTCCAAAAGTTCAGCACTGTCCCTTACTGGTTAAGATGAAGTGTTCAACTCTTGGCTGGGGTTGAATCCTCAAACTTCTGCTCACAGCTATGGGTCCTACCGAGAGAGCTGAACTAACACAACAGATGCATTTTCATTGCCTAGATTGCGTTGTGTTGGACAGTTTGTTTTTGTCAGTCCAATCATGAGAAATATTTTACCTTATAGCATTTTTAGTTTTCTCTATTGTATCAGTTGAAAAATGAAATACGGGACAGAAGCCAATTCAAGTACATACAGGAGTACATACAGTGGGGCAGTGATTTATAATGTGCTGTAAAATGTCACTAAAAATCAATAATGGATTAGTTCTCCACTTGGCTTTTTGGTcaagtgtcacacactgaccccctcagCTCAGAAGTTCACACTTTGGAAAGTAAAGGGCccaatttgtttttgtttaattttgaAAGCAATATTTCTGGTTCACAGAAGGATCAGGGATTTGTACCTGCTGGAGATTCTGGTACACGGTGGGTCAGTGTTGCACAAGAATCCAATTTGCCTTTTCATCTATTGCAGGCTCGGCCCTTCAAAGTGAGCTCCCAGCAGCCGACGTCTACATCACCAATTCCAAATCCACCAAAAGCCAAACCAGTTACTATAGACGGCACCAAGCAGACTGAGGAGATTTTAAATGCAATTTTGCCCCCCAGGTATTAGTGCCAATTTCGTATTTATGATCTCTTACTATGTTAaggagctggttgttgctggttGAGGGAGCCTATTGACTAGGATATCAAACAAGCTCTTCAAAAACTGCCGTTGCAACTTTTACATTTGCCTGAACAGGCAGAcaaagccttggtttaatgtcatgTCATGTGTgttctgcctgaaggcaggtcttTGCCCCATTGTCTGCTGATGTTCAGCCTGAGCTATTTTCTTGGCAGTTTTTCTTTAGTCAGTGGTGGTTTGGCATTGTCCTGCCCCTGAGAGTGAAAAGCAACGTTCTAAGTCTACCTCAGCTGGAACATGAATTGATCTTGGGTTTAATGTTTTATCCAAAGGTTGCACCTCAAACAATTCAGCAaatctcactcactactgcattgAATTGTCAATCTACATTAAGTGTTCAGTGTCGGGAGTGaccttgaacccacagcctttcAATTCAAAGGCTAGAGTGTTAGCAACTAGGCCAAGGTGATACCCGACAGCCACCCAGATGAGAACAGCTAATGCTGCACAGCCCAGTGACTGAACCATGTACATTCCAGTCCATCTGGCTCAGTTACAACTGAGGCTTTGGGGagcaaatttttttaaaaaaggaaaattcaTGGATATAATAGTTTACTTCACTGGCTAAGTAACAACATTAAATCACTGAATATTTCTGATTCAAATAACGTGAGTACCAGGGATGCACTCAGTTTATAATTCCCAACAGCTACATCAGAATACATGATTCCAGGCAACAGGCAGCATCAGCATCCAAAGAAtaatcagattttaaaatgtgactATGCAAGTGACCTGTGAACATGTGCTTATAATGCTCAACCGATCCCATCAGTTAAAATGAACAGAACAAGGCATTTTAACTTCCTGAAGAGTCTATCTACTGTCAGTCCCAACAGATCTACATAAttaaactttcatagaatccctacagtgcagaaggaggccattcggcccatcaaacctgcaccgacaacaattccacccaggccctatctccctatttaccctgctaatcccccgacactaaggtgcaatttagcatggccaatcaacctaacctgcatatctttggactgtgggaggaaaccagagcatctggaggaaacccacgcagacacgggggcgaccgtgcaaactccgcacagacagtgacccgaggctggaattgaacctgggtccctggcgctgtgaggcacagtaagaagtctcacaacaccaggttaaagtccaacaggtttagggcAGGATAGAGAGTGTATTATTGGGCATTTATTCTACACTATACCAAATAGATATTGGATGTgttcaaaaatattcaaaatccACGACTAAAGAGCCTCGTCATGAAGGCACAAAACTTtgagaacctgttggactttaacctggtgttgtgagacttcttactgtgcttaccccagtccaacggcggcatctccacatcatggctgtgaggcagcagtgtgaaccactgtgccattgtgctttcATCTAGCACTTGTAGCTAAATGAGAATTCACAAACATCTTAAATAGTTCAGTTGTACCCATGCATGTCATTCATTCTAGAATAATCCTACTGGGACAATAGAACAAAGTGGAGCAAACTGTTGTCGCTGATTCAGTGGCAGAAAAATCAGCTTGTACACCTTAAATGACCAGTTCAAAATGATTTACTTTTTTTTTCTTGGCGCTTCTGTGATGCCATGATGTGTCTACATTCACCCTTAACCCTGCCAAGGACTCTACATCTTAGTTTCTATTCATAATCAGTGTAAAGGTCATCAATCTGTGACTTTGGGCAGGTTTTCCTTCAGGACTGTGAAAGAGAGATCAGGATAGTGTACAGGTTCCCAACTCACCCCCTGGGGTCGAGGGGGAACACAGTCAGTCACTGTGATTTTTAATGGGTGCCCCCTCAGTTGGCATAGTGACAGGCTCTCCATCCAATTAAGGACACCAAGCGGGCTCTCATAGCTGGAGGGCCTTCCAGTTTAAAATGAACAGCAGGCTGCATTACAGGGTAAGTAAGGACGAGGGCACTTCAAGGTGGAGGCACCAACTCTCCAATTTTTTAACTTAAAAAGTGGACCTTGCAGCTAGGCCACCACTGAGAGGGAACCCTTCTACAGGGCAGCCTCCTACCTGGAGCATTGGCTTCCTACAGGCCACCCCTAGACACCAAAACGGGCCCCTGACATCTCTGGGAACTTGGAGGCTGCCTGGAAAATTCCAGTGGGCCTTCTCAATCCTGCCTCTGCAAAAATGGCCCAGAGCTGGGATAGAGCCATGGAACTGATATGCCAGCTAACAGGGTTATTTTTTAGCTCTGGCCTGCCTCCATTTACAGCCCCGACAGGGGCTTAAAATCCTTTctgttaactcggtttctctctccgcagatgctgccttaCTGGCCaactatttccagcactttctgcttttgtttcagactgAGGTTGATCTGACATTCCAGGCTGTGTACAGGTGATTTTAATCGAATAGGATGAATTTTCTCCATGGAGTTTTATGAGTGTAAACCCAGTCATCAATGGTAAAAGCCAGAGAACCCAACTGTTCACAATCTGTTACTGGATTGGCATTCTCATTCAAAATAAAACAAGGATGGCTGACTGACTCACAAATGCTCTTCTGAGATGGAGACATTGTTAGGGCAGGATAGAGAGGGTTTTATTGAGCATTTATTCTACACTATGCCAATAGATAGTGTGTgttcaaaaatattcaaaattcACGAATAAAGAGCCTTGTCTTGAAGGCACAAAACTTTGAATGTATACTGTCGATGGACAGTGAGGGAAAAAATGCAAAGCTGATACACAACAATTTCCAAAAGATTATTGCACAGTTCAATCTCATTAGTGCTTATAACCCTGAGCCAATTTACACTGTGTTGTAGAGAATGGACGGAGAACTCGCAGCTGTGGATTCAGCAGGTATCCAGTACTCCCTGTACTCGGATTGATGTTGTCCATCTGCAGGAACAACTAGATCTCAAGCTGCAGCAGCGGCAAGCTCGAGAGACTGGAATTTGTCCAGTCCGCAGGGAGCTGTACTCGCAGTGTTTTGGTAAGTCCCTTCAGGGCCGTTTATCTTTTGTTACATTGATAAACGCATAAAAATTAAGAACAAATCTTCAGAGAAATTCATTAATCTGGCTTCTGTTGCAAAACCTCTCATCTTCAGAATCCCTTCCTGACTCCCACAAAAATGCTAAAACCTAACATACATACTGCACACATCTGGCAATGGGTACAGAAGCAAAATGTCCACACACATTTAAAACACTGTGTTCTCAATTGGCAGGGGATAGCAGTAAACGCCAAGATAAACCAAATGTCAAAATCAGGTCACTAGATTACCTGTCAATCTTTACAGCTGTTTGTGTGTATCTGAATTAACATTGATTTGAGACCTGGGCATGAGGTGGGTCTTGTGTACACCTGCACCAATTTAATACTTATCACTGGAGGGATTTACAGTAGTTAAAGGAGGTCTTTTTGTGTCCACAAATCCAATATCAGTATTTCCACTGTGATTTATGAAGCAACTACCCTAGTTTCTTTCTTCCAAATTTCTCTTGGAAAGACACTTGCATGTTCCGTGTGTACTGACAACCCTCCCATAGATCATGTGTGGGTGCTGACAACGATCAAACTATTCAACTTTATGAGGCATCACATCCAAACGCAAACTAGTTTCTTAAAGTGGAAAATTACTGAACTGAATGGTCACATTATGTTAAATGCAGTAAAATGCACACCACCATACCCTTAAATAATGTACTTAATTTAATAACTGGAATTAAGCGAGGGTCGAGAATTGGTGCTTTTTGTGATGCAGCATCATGAAGCTCTGCCGCTGTGACACATGAGCTATGTAATAGATATTTTTTCTGAGTTGTGTTTTGCACTGTCTTTCATAGATGAACTGATTAGACAGGTGACCATAAACTGCGCCGAGCGTGGCTTACTGTTGTTGCGGGTCCGCGATGAGATCCGTATGACCATTTCTGCCTATCAGACCCTGTACGAAAGCAGCGTAGCTTTTGGGATGAGGAAAGCTTTGCAAGCTGAAGAGGGCAAAACTGACATGGAAAAGAAGGTAAACATCCGTTTGTTGGTTAAAATTGTAATTCAGTGGCCTTCATGAGAAGATtcgtaatttttttaaaagtctgatTTTTAATTGGTCACCATTATTACTATACTCCTGTTTATTGGAGAGTTATTAACTGTacgcaggggagcagcattaccGAGTGAGTACTTCTTGGTAGAAAACTAACGTTGTGTAGTAATCCAGTACGAACATTAATGTCTCAAAACCAAACAGAAAAATCAACAACATGTACACAACTTAGACATTTCTAACCATCTTTAAAGATCTCTTTCTCATTAAGGGGAAAGCTAAAGTGTCAGTGTGTACAAAGATTCTATTATATACTTTATTGTATGtatgtggtagcacagtggttatgttactgaacTAGTAACTAGAGGTCTGGCCTCATgattatagaaacatggaaaataggagcaggctattcagcccttcgatcctgctccaccattcattctgaccatggctgatcatcccaaCTCAATGGCCGTATCCACTTTCCCCTATATCCTttaatccccttcaccccaagagctatatctaactccttcttgaaaacatacaatgttttgacctgcattctgtgatagtgaattccacaggcttgccACTCTCTGGGGGAAGAACTTTCtgttcatttcagtcctaaaaggtttacctcacatccttagactatgagccttggttctggacaccccaccatcggaacatccttcctgcatctaccctatctagtcctgttagaattttataggtttgagatcccccctcattcttctaaactccagtgaatataatcctaactgattcaatctctcctcacacatcagtcccgctatcccaggaatcagtctggtaaactttctctgcactccctctatagcaagaacatccttcctcagataagaagaccaaaactgcagacaatattccaggcgtggcctcaccaaggccctgtataattgcagcaagatatcctGGTCCTGTagtcgaatcctctcgctatgaaggccaacataccatttaccttctttactgcctgctgcacctgcatgcttatcttcagcaaCTGGTATATGAGGACCCAGGTCTCACTGCACAtacccctctcctaatttatagctatttagataataatctgcttttctgtttttgctaaaatggacaatctcgcatttatccacataatactgcatctgccatgcatttgcccactcactcaacttgcctAAATCACACCAAAACTTCCTTCTCTGCATccgcctcacagctcaccctcccacccagatttatgtcatctgcaaacctggagatattacatttagtttcctcatctaaatcattaacatacattgtaaatagctggaatcctaacaccgatccctgcagtcactgcctgccattcggacaatgacccgtttattccgactctctgtttcctgtctgccaaccagttttcgatccatctcagtacactacCCTGAAAcctatgcactttaattttacacactaatctcttatgtgggactttgtcgaaaaccttctgaaagtccaaataaaccacatccactgactccccctcatcaagtccactagttacatcctcaaagagttTCAGTGGATTTGTCaagcgtgatttccctttcataaatccatgctgactctgtcctacTCTACCACTGTTTACCAAGAGCTCTGCTatatctttgataatggactctagaactTTCCTCACCACcaacgtcaggctgactggtctgtaattccctgtttcctctctacctccctttttaaatagtagggttacattaatgaCCCTCCAACCTGTAAGAACTGtttgagtctatagaatcttggaagatgatcaccaatacctccactatttctagggccttaaatactctgggatgtagattattagCCTCTGGGGATTTATCAACATTCAATCCTATCAATTTTGGCAATACCATTTCTCAACTATTACTGAttttcttcagttcctccctctcactaaatccagTGTTCTCCAACACTTCTGATGtgtatttgtgtcctcttttgtgaggaCAGAACCAAAGAATGTATTTAGTCGGTCAGctttttctttgttccccattagaaATTCCCATTTTTGACTGTAAGGggcccaatctttttctcttacctatagaaacttttacagtcagtttttatgttccccacaagcTTACTCTTTTACTCTATttcccccttcttaatcaatcccttgatcctccACCACTGAACCAGATGGCCTGAGAATATCGCTGCCAGACTGGGCCGATGGCAGATGGTGAGAGAAGCAATATGAGGGAAAAACCTTCTTGACCTTTTCCTCACCTACCTATTGAAGGTTGTATCTGTACATGACAGCATTGGTGATTTTTTGAGGTGACAAAGTCAGTTCTGTTTTCACATGTAGGTCAACCATGATTGTGTTGTGCAACACCAACGCccggctaaatgggatagattcagaactgaGCTGGAAACTCAAAATAagatgctgtgggccatcagctgcTGCAGAGTTGTATTTCACCACAACCTGTAACTTGATGGTCGGGTACACGCCTCAGTCTACTAttatcatcaagccaggggacCAGGCCTGGTTTAATTAGTGTATGAAAACGTGTCTGGtgtagcaccaggcatacctaagagGTGCCAACCCAGTGAAGCTGCAATGCAGGACCTCATGCTTTCTAAACAGTGGAGGCAGCATGCTATAATAGAGCTAAGTAATCCCATAACCAATGGatgagatcaaagctctgcaggaCTGCCACATCCAGTTTTGAAGGGTGATGAACAAATCAAAAACGacttcagttccattcacaagtcagataatgaagcagtctggaGCTTGCATACAGAAAGACCTAGACAACGTTAAGGCTTGTGCTGATTTGGCAAGAAAcacttgtgccacacaagtgtcaggtaatgatcatccccaacaagagagaatctaactggcCATCatgcatctatctattctaattccattttccagcacttggtccatagccttgtatgttatGGGATTTTGAGTGCATatataaatgcttcttaaatgttatgaacaTTCCTACCTCTACCAGCTTTTCAGACAGAGAGTTCCAGATGCTCGCcaccgtgtgtgtgaaaaagcttttccttaaatcccctctaaatttcctgcccattaccttaaatctatgccctctggaaATTTACCCCTCTACCAAGGGaaacagtttcttcctgtctatcctatctatgtccttcataattttgtacaccttaatcagatctccccccagccttctctgctctaaggacaaCACCCCCAGATTAATCAGTctgtcttcatagctgaaattctCCAGCCCATGCAACAccttgatgaatctcctctgcaccttttctcgtacaatcacatccttcctatagtggcaACCAGGGCTGTGGCCTAACGAGCATTTGTACAGCTTCAGcgtaacctccttgttcttgtattcTTTGTCTCGGCCAATAAAGTCAagcatcccatatgccttttaacACCTTATCTACCTGCCTTTTTGCCTTCAGAGGCCAATGGACATGCACCTCAAGTTCCcgctggtcctctgtacttcctcgagtcctaccgttcattgtgtattcctttgccttgttagtctgccaaaatgcagcacctcacacatttcagggttaaattccatttgccgctgctctgcccatctgaccagcctgtctatattgACCTTTAATCCAAGGCTTTCCTCCTTGCTGTTTATCACACCGCCAATTGGACTTCATTAACCATTCCAGTCTGGATAATAGTTTCTTTGCATGTATTTTTCATTGGCTAGATCATTGATTTGGAAGCAGAAAAGAAAGAACTGGAGCGACAGCTCAATGAGCAGAAAGCCAAGTGTGAAGCCATAGAGAAAAGGGAGAACGAAAGGCGGCAAGTGGATGAGAAGAAGCATGCAGAAGAAATACAGTTTCTCAAACGAACTAATCAGCAGCTGAAGGTGGGTGAAGCAAGTTAAGCTGTAGCTGGCATTTTATAATTAAAACTGGTTAGACAAAATATCCAGGGAATTCCACTGATTTGTTGTTCTTTGCAACTTTCATATCATATGTTATTAAGGTTCATTTAATTTGAAAAATAGAATTAGTGCATGTGGTAAAATCCTCATTTCATGCTacattaaaataaatggattttCTTGCTTTAGTTGAATGTCTTCATATGGCATAAGGGTTGCATTTTCCCAATTTTGGGGTCACCCTTGTAGTTGTTACTGTCCAGGATTCTCAACTCagttccaaatcatagaatccctactgtgcaggagagcattcggcccattgagtctgcaccgaccacaatcccacccaggtcctattcccgtaaccccacatatttaccctgctaaaccctgacacaagggtcactttagcatggccaatcaacctaactcgcacatctttggactgcgggaggaaacccacgcagacacgaggagaacatgcaaactccacacagacagttacccgaggccagaattgaacccgggtccttggcactgtgaggcagcagtgctaaccactgtgccatcgtggtcAAGTGACTGAGGAAG
This genomic window contains:
- the dnali1 gene encoding axonemal dynein light intermediate polypeptide 1, giving the protein MIPPIDSLLKYDHPLLVSRNMEKKSAKARPFKVSSQQPTSTSPIPNPPKAKPVTIDGTKQTEEILNAILPPREWTENSQLWIQQVSSTPCTRIDVVHLQEQLDLKLQQRQARETGICPVRRELYSQCFDELIRQVTINCAERGLLLLRVRDEIRMTISAYQTLYESSVAFGMRKALQAEEGKTDMEKKIIDLEAEKKELERQLNEQKAKCEAIEKRENERRQVDEKKHAEEIQFLKRTNQQLKAQLEGIISPRK